Proteins found in one Labrus bergylta chromosome 8, fLabBer1.1, whole genome shotgun sequence genomic segment:
- the grb10b gene encoding growth factor receptor-bound protein 10 isoform X5 — protein sequence MPSCSPDCCLLRAVEIVKICSEDGMCKVVEIPADMTARDLCQLLVYKSHCVDDNSWALVEHHTLLGLERCLEDHELVVQVQASMNSDSRFLFRKNYAKYEFFRNPLTFFPEQMVAWCQETSRTIPPSQLLQNFLATSSCPEIQGHLYVKEVGRKSWKKVYMFLRRSGLYCSTKGTSKEPRHLQLLADLEDSNIFTVITGRKQHSAPTDYEFCIKPNKGRGEMKELRILCAEDEQGRTCWMTAFRLFKYGILLYQNYKIPQQRKNLLSHFSAPVRSVSENSLVAMDFSGRIGRVIDNPVEAQSAAMEEGHAWRKRSQRMNVLGSHSPLHHSSLNSGTFIHMAQLWFHGRITREESHRIIHQQGQVDGLFLLRVSQSNPKAFVLTLCHHQKIKHFQILPCEEDGQVFFSLDDGATKFTDLIQLVEFYQLNRGVLPCKLKHPCTVVAL from the exons ATGCCTTCGTGTTCCCCGGACTGCTGCCTATTGCGGGCCGTGGAG ATTGTGAAGATCTGCAGTGAAGACGGCATGTGTAAAGTCGTGGAGATCCCAGCCGACATGACCGCCAGAGACCTGTGCCAGCTCCTGGTTTATAAAAGCCATTGTGTAGACGACAACAGTTGGGCGCTTGTTGAACACCACACGCTGCTTGGGCTAG AGCGCTGTCTAGAAGACCACGAGCTGGTGGTTCAGGTCCAGGCCTCTATGAACAGCGACAGCAGATTCCTCTTCAGGAAGAACTATGCCAAATATGAATTCTTCAGAAACCCTCTG ACGTTTTTCCCGGAGCAGATGGTCGCATGGTGCCAGGAAACCAGTCGTACTATTCCACCATCTCAGCTCCTTCAG AACTTCTTGGCGACCAGCAGCTGCCCAGAGATTCAGGGACATCTGTATGTGAAGGAGGTGGGCAGGAAGTCATGGAAGAAGGTTTACATGTTCCTGCGGCGCTCAGGACTCTACTGCTCTACAAAAGGAACCTCAAAG GAGCCCAGACATCTACAGTTACTAGCAGACCTTGAAGACAGCAACATCTTCACCGTGATCACAGGCAGAAAGCAGCACAGTGCCCCCACAGACTACGAGTTCTGTATCAAG CCTAATAAAGGTCGAGGGGAGATGAAGGAGCTGAGGATTCTGTGTGCAGAGGATGAACAGGGCAGGACGTGTTGGATGACAGCCTTCAGACTCTTTAAG tatGGGATTTTATTGTACCAGAATTATAAGATTcctcaacaaagaaaaaacttaCTCTCACACTTCTCAGCACCTGTG CGTAGTGTATCAGAGAACTCCCTTGTGGCGATGGATTTCTCAGGCAGGATAGGCAGAGTGATTGACAACCCTGTAGAAGCTCAGAGCGCTGCCATGGAGGAGGGGCACGCGTGGAGG AAGAGGAGTCAACGAATGAACGTACTAGGCTCCCACAGTCCGCTGCACCACTCCTCATTAAACTCAGGTACAT TTATCCACATGGCTCAGTTGTGGTTCCATGGCAGGATAACCAGAGAAGAATCCCATCGCATCATCCACCAGCAGGGACAAGTAGACGG GTTGTTTCTGCTGAGAGTCAGTCAGAGTAACCCCAAGGCGTTTGTGCTCACGCTGTGCCATCACcagaaaatcaaacatttccagATACTACCG TGTGAAGAGGACGGCCAAGTCTTCTTCAGCCTTGACGACGGCGCCACCAAATTCACCGACCTGATCCAGCTGGTGGAGTTCTACCAGCTCAACAGAGGAGTGTTGCCTTGTAAACTCAAACACCCGTGCACCGTCGTGGCCTTATGA